TGACGAACCGAATCAGCGGCCCGATGACGGTCGGCCCTGTCACGATCAAGATCGCCCCCAGGAGCAGGGCGATGCCCGTCGGCAGGTCCAGGATGAACTTCGCCGCTAGCGAGCTCAAAATCCACGTCACGGCCGCACCGACGGTGACGAGCGAGATGACGGCCGGTCGCACGCCGCGAATTTCGCTCCAGGTCAGGCTCAGTCCACCCTCGAACAGGATCAGGCCGACCGCGAGGCTGACGAGCGTGAGCAGGACGGGCGTCTCGAAGACGCGGTCGACGTCGACGTAGACCGGCGTTCCCAAAATTTCGATATTGGCCCACTCCGCGATCGGACCGGCGAGGAAGCCGAAGGCCAGCAGGAGCAGAATCGACGGGACTTTCAACCGCCACGCCACCCACTGGGCAAATATGCCCAGCACCACGACGCCCGTGATGATGACGCCAACAGCCCCGCCACCGGCCTCTCCCGCAGCAAGCGGCAACGTCGCAAACGACAAAGAACCAAAATCCAACACGGCGGCACTGTAACGGCAGCAGCGGCCGGGGGAACGCCCCGTTCACCACCCGTCAACCGGCGTTAACGGCCTCGTAGCGGTACACGGCCCGATAAATTGCGGAGACGTCCTCGGCGTCGAGCACGCGGGGCGGGTACTTCTCGTTTCGCGGCTGGAGACGCACCACGCCGCGTCGATGTCCCTCGTCGTCCGGCTCAGCCTCCTCGTAGAAGACACGCTTGAAGGTCGATTCCCCGTCGGCCAGGCGGACGAAACAGTCGTCGCCGTGCAGCGGCTGGGCTCGCGGACTGAAGACGACGATGTCGCCTTCGCGGTAGAGCGGATTCATCGAGTCGCCGCAGACGCGGGCGGCAAAGGCGTCGGGGTCATCGATCTCCGGGCAACTCACGTGGGCGTCGGCGTGCCGGGCCGGAAAGTCGAGGTCGGTGAACTCGCGTGGGTAGCCGGCGCTGACCTTGTTGATGACGGGCACCGCGTTGATTCGGGTCGGCTGGACGTTGGCGGCTGTCGTCTCGACAAGGCTGCGGAGCGCGCCGTTGTTCAGTGCCTCGTCCAGGTCGACGCCGGATTCGGACTCTTGTGCCGAGGCCCGGCGGGCAAGCGACAGCAGCATCGCCCGCACGTCGGGAGGCGTCCGGGCGAAGTGGGCCTGGCTGACCAGCTCGGCAGGCGCAAAGCCGAGCGCGTGCTCGATGCGACGCAGCTTCTCGTCGCTGGGCGGGTTGTTCACGCGGCCGGTCTCGATCAGCGAGAGGTACGGCTTGCTGACACTCGTCCGCACCGCCAGCTCGTCGAGCGTCATGCCCATCGACTTGCGACGCTCACGAATCCGCTGGCCCAGCGGCTGGCGCAGGGCATCGGTCGAAGTTGGCTCGGACGCCTCGGCCACGGTGTCGTCAGACGATAAGGACGCAGGCCGAACGTTGCGACCGCCGGGCGTGCCCGCCTAGAACCGCGCTATGGCTTCGACTGCTGCCGCCGATGTCGCCTGGACGGTGAAGCGTCTGCTCGGCTCGACGGCCGACTACCTGACGAAGCGCCGCGTCGACTCGCCACGGCTGGCGGCGGAGATGTTGATCGGGCACGTGTTGAAGCTGTCGCGGATCGAGCTCTACACGCGGTACGACGACGTGCCGGACGATGCGTCTCGGACGAAGCTGCGCGACCTCGTCCGCCGAGCCGGCGAGCACGAGCCGGTGCAGTATCTGGTCGAGAGCGGGGGTTTTTTCGGCTTCGAGGTCAAGGTCACGCCGGCCGTGCTGATTCCGAGGCCGGACACGGAGACGTTGATCGACATCGTCGTCCGGCGTCTCGCAGGGGCAGACCGAAAGGGACAAGAGCTGCGAGTCGCCGACGTCTGCACCGGCAGCGGCATCGTCGCGATCGCTCTGGCCAAGAGCCTGTCGAAGGCGACGATCGTCGCGACCGAGCTGTCGGAAGAAGCGGCCGAGGTGGCACGGGCGAACGTCGACAAGCTCGGGCTCACCGATCGCATCGACGTGCGCGTCGGCGATCTTCTCGAAGGCATCGACGGCGACTTCGACGTCATCGCGTCGAACCCGCCGTACATCCCGACGTCGGCGATCGCCTCGCTCGACGCGAACGTCCGCGACTACGAGCCGCACGTCGCCCTCGACGGCGGCGACGACGGGCTCGACGTGCTGAGGCGTCTGCTGGCTGGCTCTTCGGACAGACTCAGACCCGGCGGTTTCCTCGCGACCGAGATGCAGCACGACCAGGGCGACGCGCTCACGTCGCTCGCAACAGACTCGGGCTGGCAGGGCGTTCGAGTCGTCAGAGACCTCGCCGGCCACGATCGCGTGCTCGTGGCCGATCGCGGTGGCCCATAACGGCGTGTCCGCGGCGCGATCTCTGGCCTGCGACGCCTGCGAATCGGACGTCGCAGCACATGAACGCCAAAACCTCACGCCCCCTTGTCGTCGCGACAGCTGCCGTGCTGTCCGCCTCGATCGCTTCCGCAGCGGTCGTCCCCGTCACCAACCCCGACCGGCCATTCGGTCCCGATCCGTTCGATCCGACCTTCCCCGGCGAAGGTGCCGGCGGCTCGTCCGGTGGAAACCCGGGCGGCGGAACTCCCGGCGGCGGACCGGGGCCGCAATTCGAATACAACGACCTGCTCATCAATGGCGACTTCGAAACCGGCGACCTCTTCGGTTGGAACTTCAACGGATTCCCCGCGTGGCAGGTTTCCCAAGGCCAGATCGGCGGCGATCCGTTTGGGCCCGGTGGTACGAACTACTTCGCCAACACGCTCTCATCCGGCGGTTTCGAC
This portion of the Planctomycetota bacterium genome encodes:
- the prmC gene encoding peptide chain release factor N(5)-glutamine methyltransferase, with translation MASTAAADVAWTVKRLLGSTADYLTKRRVDSPRLAAEMLIGHVLKLSRIELYTRYDDVPDDASRTKLRDLVRRAGEHEPVQYLVESGGFFGFEVKVTPAVLIPRPDTETLIDIVVRRLAGADRKGQELRVADVCTGSGIVAIALAKSLSKATIVATELSEEAAEVARANVDKLGLTDRIDVRVGDLLEGIDGDFDVIASNPPYIPTSAIASLDANVRDYEPHVALDGGDDGLDVLRRLLAGSSDRLRPGGFLATEMQHDQGDALTSLATDSGWQGVRVVRDLAGHDRVLVADRGGP
- a CDS encoding S24 family peptidase; translation: MAEASEPTSTDALRQPLGQRIRERRKSMGMTLDELAVRTSVSKPYLSLIETGRVNNPPSDEKLRRIEHALGFAPAELVSQAHFARTPPDVRAMLLSLARRASAQESESGVDLDEALNNGALRSLVETTAANVQPTRINAVPVINKVSAGYPREFTDLDFPARHADAHVSCPEIDDPDAFAARVCGDSMNPLYREGDIVVFSPRAQPLHGDDCFVRLADGESTFKRVFYEEAEPDDEGHRRGVVRLQPRNEKYPPRVLDAEDVSAIYRAVYRYEAVNAG